One segment of Streptomyces bathyalis DNA contains the following:
- the alr gene encoding alanine racemase produces the protein MWQAEIRVDLDAVRHNVTRVRAATTSQVMAVVKADAYGHGSPEVARAALEAGADRLGVATLAEAMSLRTAGFTAPVLAWLVGPGMPRAEAVAAGVELSVSSLDELAEVRAAARIAGRPAAVHLKADTGLCRGGARPEHWLTLAEATAKTQADGLVETVGAWSHLVHTDRPEDPVCVRQLSLFAEALEDLRSVGLHPPLRHIANSAAALAAPATHLDLVRVGSAVYGLPPMPGRDFGLRPAMTVRARVLMTKRVPAGCGVSYAHDYTTDRPATLAVVPLGYGDGLPRAAGTAGRVLVHGVPRPIAGRISMDQCVVDCGDLPVAAGDVVTVLGDGRDDAPTADAWAATLGTVSYDIVTGFGCRSRLPRHHTGHNDLAPS, from the coding sequence ATGTGGCAGGCGGAGATACGGGTCGACCTCGACGCCGTACGGCACAACGTCACCCGGGTCAGGGCCGCCACCACGTCCCAGGTGATGGCCGTCGTCAAGGCCGACGCCTACGGCCACGGATCACCGGAGGTCGCCCGCGCCGCACTCGAGGCGGGCGCCGACCGGCTCGGCGTCGCCACCCTCGCGGAGGCCATGAGCCTGCGGACGGCAGGGTTCACGGCCCCTGTCCTGGCCTGGCTGGTGGGGCCCGGGATGCCACGGGCCGAGGCCGTGGCCGCCGGCGTCGAGCTGTCCGTATCCTCCCTCGACGAACTGGCCGAGGTACGTGCCGCCGCCCGCATCGCGGGCCGGCCTGCCGCCGTGCACCTCAAGGCCGACACCGGCCTTTGCCGCGGCGGCGCAAGGCCCGAGCACTGGCTCACGCTCGCGGAGGCCACCGCGAAGACCCAGGCGGACGGCCTGGTCGAGACGGTCGGGGCATGGAGCCACCTGGTGCACACGGACCGCCCCGAAGACCCTGTCTGCGTACGGCAGTTGAGCCTCTTCGCCGAGGCCCTGGAGGACCTGCGGTCGGTCGGCCTCCACCCCCCGCTGCGCCACATAGCCAACTCCGCCGCGGCCCTCGCCGCCCCCGCCACGCACCTCGACCTCGTCCGCGTCGGCTCCGCCGTCTACGGCCTGCCGCCCATGCCGGGCCGCGACTTCGGCCTACGCCCGGCCATGACCGTCCGGGCCCGGGTGCTGATGACCAAGCGGGTACCGGCCGGCTGCGGCGTCTCCTACGCCCACGACTACACCACCGACCGCCCCGCCACCCTCGCCGTGGTGCCCCTCGGCTACGGCGACGGCCTTCCCCGCGCGGCAGGCACCGCGGGCCGGGTCCTGGTCCACGGCGTCCCCAGACCGATCGCCGGCCGGATCTCCATGGACCAGTGCGTCGTCGACTGCGGCGACCTGCCCGTCGCCGCCGGGGATGTCGTCACCGTCCTCGGCGACGGCCGGGACGACGCCCCCACCGCCGACGCGTGGGCCGCGACCCTCGGCACCGTCAGCTACGACATCGTCACCGGCTTCGGCTGCCGATCCCGCCTCCCCCGCCACCACACGGGCCACAACGACCTCGCGCCTTCGTGA
- a CDS encoding rhodanese-like domain-containing protein, which yields MHENTRVLGTPPAEPRDALRHFRDIRLACETDPYDVHCDLAAGAAGFVLLDSRRRTDHDRCHIPGARSFAHQEMTDAALAALPKDTVYVTYGWGPGCNAGTRAAARLAEHGFRVKEMIGGLEYWQRAGYETACAPSPAPAQ from the coding sequence GTGCACGAGAACACGCGAGTGCTCGGCACTCCCCCGGCCGAACCCCGGGACGCCCTGCGCCACTTCCGCGACATCAGGCTGGCCTGCGAGACGGACCCCTACGACGTCCACTGCGACCTGGCCGCCGGGGCCGCCGGATTCGTACTGCTCGACAGCCGCCGCCGCACGGACCACGACCGCTGCCACATCCCCGGCGCACGGTCCTTCGCGCACCAGGAGATGACTGACGCCGCTCTGGCCGCACTGCCGAAGGACACCGTGTACGTCACGTACGGCTGGGGGCCCGGGTGCAACGCCGGCACCCGCGCGGCGGCCCGGCTGGCCGAACACGGCTTCCGGGTCAAGGAGATGATCGGCGGACTCGAGTACTGGCAGCGCGCCGGCTACGAAACGGCCTGCGCGCCTTCCCCGGCCCCCGCGCAGTGA
- a CDS encoding ATP-grasp domain-containing protein has translation MKTVVMISTRGSGAFRHDLLKAPENARFIGMYSEYDVDNVTDAQRAYLDEIHVLPCGQPDPTVAESSLIDRDRARTLIHGLLEETSREDLAILCYDERNLLLAAELRGEFGLSGPRYEDILPFRDKCLMKERVRAAGVRVPAFGRYDTEAAGADPAAYYAKIADEVGLPFVLKPVDGNSADGVFMISSRADHDAATAGGFHRPYEYEEFVKGTMYSVNIVSQGGSSVFAGVTEYLVNSTQVQEGRTNVDVNLIDSDPRVPRMIAFGERALDALGRPDGASHLELFRTADDELVFLEVAARFKGMAGVEAMQRNYGVALVNLSVEIESGLESEPYDGEQIYCYDGVLPKRAGVVESLVEPDIESDYEMSWKLRPGQVIGQGESLSDNGGTFLVWNKDYEAIYRDFQRFAHYTPVTYRQ, from the coding sequence GTGAAGACCGTTGTCATGATCTCCACGCGCGGTTCCGGCGCGTTCCGCCACGACCTGCTCAAGGCACCGGAGAACGCCCGTTTCATCGGGATGTACTCCGAGTACGACGTCGACAACGTCACCGACGCCCAGCGCGCGTACCTCGACGAGATCCATGTGCTGCCGTGCGGCCAGCCCGATCCGACCGTCGCCGAGTCCTCGCTCATCGACCGCGACCGTGCCCGCACACTGATCCACGGCCTGCTGGAGGAGACCTCCCGCGAGGACCTGGCGATCCTCTGCTACGACGAGCGCAATCTGCTCCTCGCCGCCGAACTCCGGGGAGAGTTCGGCCTGTCCGGCCCTCGCTACGAGGACATCCTGCCGTTCCGCGACAAGTGCCTGATGAAGGAGAGGGTGCGGGCCGCCGGCGTCCGCGTCCCGGCGTTCGGCCGCTACGACACGGAGGCCGCCGGAGCCGACCCGGCCGCCTACTACGCGAAGATCGCCGACGAGGTCGGGCTGCCCTTCGTGCTGAAGCCGGTCGACGGCAACTCCGCCGACGGCGTCTTCATGATCTCCTCCCGCGCCGACCACGACGCGGCGACGGCCGGTGGCTTCCACCGCCCCTACGAGTACGAGGAGTTCGTCAAGGGGACGATGTACAGCGTCAACATCGTCTCCCAGGGCGGGAGTTCGGTGTTCGCCGGCGTCACCGAGTACCTGGTGAACTCGACCCAGGTACAGGAGGGCCGCACCAACGTCGACGTCAACCTGATCGACTCCGACCCCCGCGTTCCCCGCATGATCGCCTTCGGCGAGCGGGCACTTGACGCCCTGGGCCGCCCCGACGGCGCCTCCCATCTGGAGCTGTTCCGGACCGCCGACGACGAACTGGTCTTCCTCGAAGTGGCCGCCCGCTTCAAGGGCATGGCCGGCGTGGAGGCGATGCAGCGCAACTACGGCGTGGCGCTGGTCAATCTGTCCGTGGAGATCGAGTCGGGCCTGGAGTCCGAGCCGTACGACGGCGAGCAGATCTACTGCTACGACGGCGTACTGCCCAAGCGCGCCGGAGTCGTGGAGAGCCTCGTCGAACCGGACATCGAGAGCGACTACGAGATGAGCTGGAAGCTGCGTCCCGGCCAGGTCATCGGCCAGGGCGAGTCGCTGTCCGACAACGGCGGGACCTTCCTCGTCTGGAACAAGGACTACGAGGCCATCTACCGGGACTTCCAGCGGTTCGCCCACTACACGCCCGTCACCTACCGGCAGTGA
- a CDS encoding MFS transporter produces MASPQPKTGRFGSLLDLIGVPRTSGHNRFVSATAIDSIGTGLVTAFILIYFTETTPLSLVAVGGAMTTARLLALPTALVVGPLVDRLGARVVAASSNLVSAVGYLGFLAADELWHVVVVVLIVQIGHSGYWTSSSALVVLASPGGNQRTRWFGFVHALRNAGLALGGAMGSVWLAVDDAAGLNGIILINAVMCVIAASLLLAWRPEPGPDEADGPDSGQTRASYMTVLRDARYLLLIGINVTFVFAALVINVLLAIYIVEGLHREAWIAGALLVLAAVQVTFTQTMVSKFVERFRATRVLIAACGFNVLAFALFALMDIAPVWAVVPGLFLAMIVLSVGETVSAAPGDQLSVDLAPEHVRGRYLALYQLSWTFGQVTAPAIFTFLLARQAVLPLMFLIALSAVAVPMLMWLERMIARPAAGPVDDADPDQADKAAPTEPAANTAP; encoded by the coding sequence ATGGCTTCCCCACAGCCCAAGACGGGCAGATTCGGTTCGCTGCTCGACCTGATAGGCGTACCGCGGACCTCCGGGCACAACAGGTTCGTCTCCGCCACCGCCATCGACAGCATCGGCACCGGACTCGTCACCGCCTTCATCCTCATCTACTTCACCGAGACGACCCCGCTCTCGCTGGTCGCCGTCGGCGGTGCCATGACGACGGCGCGGCTGCTGGCGCTGCCGACGGCACTGGTGGTCGGTCCGCTGGTGGACCGCTTGGGGGCGCGGGTGGTCGCCGCGTCGAGCAACCTGGTGTCCGCCGTGGGCTACCTCGGCTTCCTGGCGGCCGACGAGCTCTGGCACGTCGTCGTGGTGGTGCTGATCGTCCAGATCGGGCACAGCGGCTACTGGACGTCCTCGAGCGCCCTCGTCGTCCTCGCCTCACCCGGCGGCAACCAGCGCACCCGCTGGTTCGGCTTCGTCCACGCGCTGCGCAACGCAGGTCTGGCACTGGGCGGCGCGATGGGTTCGGTGTGGCTGGCGGTGGACGATGCCGCCGGCCTCAACGGCATCATCCTGATCAACGCGGTCATGTGCGTGATCGCCGCCTCGCTGCTGCTGGCCTGGCGTCCCGAGCCGGGCCCGGACGAGGCGGACGGCCCGGACTCCGGGCAGACGCGGGCGAGTTACATGACCGTGCTGCGCGACGCCCGGTATCTGCTGCTGATCGGCATCAACGTCACCTTCGTCTTCGCGGCGCTGGTCATCAACGTCCTGCTGGCGATCTACATCGTCGAGGGGTTGCACCGGGAGGCGTGGATCGCCGGTGCCCTGCTGGTCCTGGCGGCCGTGCAGGTCACGTTCACCCAGACCATGGTCAGCAAGTTCGTCGAGCGGTTCCGTGCCACGCGGGTGCTGATCGCGGCGTGCGGCTTCAACGTGCTGGCGTTCGCCCTGTTCGCGCTGATGGACATCGCTCCGGTGTGGGCCGTGGTGCCGGGACTGTTCCTGGCGATGATCGTGCTGTCGGTGGGCGAGACGGTCTCGGCCGCACCGGGCGACCAGCTCAGCGTCGACCTGGCCCCCGAGCACGTACGCGGCCGCTATCTGGCGCTCTACCAGCTGTCCTGGACGTTCGGGCAGGTGACGGCCCCGGCGATCTTCACCTTCCTGCTGGCACGCCAGGCGGTGCTGCCGCTGATGTTCCTGATCGCGCTCAGCGCGGTCGCCGTGCCGATGCTCATGTGGCTGGAGCGGATGATCGCCCGCCCCGCCGCGGGCCCCGTGGACGACGCAGACCCGGACCAGGCGGACAAGGCGGCGCCGACCGAGCCCGCCGCCAACACCGCCCCCTGA
- a CDS encoding ATP-grasp domain-containing protein: MDTILIIGGRPHTVRKAKELGLRVVLMQHPEFYAPEVAGFADGILLADYTDWEVARPLALAAHEAWGFSRVVSLVDQAMQNVGRINDLLGLPGTSHAVSHRFFDKLAMRRRLEASGLEAVAAEPVEHPDDIRAFGAEHGYPLVLKPVDGTGSRGVTVIGKAGEIDEVWKRSEELRSTVVTGPARFYPVDRFVVEEYIDGPEYAVESFSFGGRHIVVGITEKLSAGVVEVGHAEPAMMPPDAEAALIGHITAFLDAMGLRDGNACTEIKMSSRGPRIIESQDRVPGDRVMDLVEQVYGFDMELYSVGWPFGLLPELTERPPVRCGAATRFLSADPGTVTAIEGVEETAAHPDVLDVAMEVGIGDEVKALEDNYDRIGQLLTTGPDAAAAVELCDRLLTSITVTTAPTPAHPPTPAPTLPPEGADRPETPTTAKA, from the coding sequence GTGGACACCATCCTGATCATCGGCGGACGGCCGCACACCGTACGCAAGGCGAAGGAGCTCGGCCTGCGCGTCGTGCTGATGCAGCACCCCGAGTTCTACGCGCCCGAGGTGGCCGGCTTCGCCGACGGCATCCTGCTGGCCGACTACACCGACTGGGAGGTGGCCAGGCCCCTGGCCCTCGCCGCGCACGAGGCGTGGGGCTTCTCGCGGGTGGTCTCGCTGGTCGACCAGGCCATGCAGAACGTCGGCCGGATCAACGACCTGCTCGGACTCCCCGGCACCTCGCACGCCGTCTCGCACCGGTTCTTCGACAAGCTGGCGATGCGGCGCCGGCTGGAGGCGTCCGGCCTGGAGGCGGTCGCGGCGGAACCCGTCGAACACCCCGACGACATACGGGCGTTCGGCGCCGAGCACGGCTATCCGCTGGTGCTCAAGCCGGTGGACGGCACCGGCAGCCGCGGTGTCACCGTGATCGGGAAGGCCGGGGAGATCGACGAGGTGTGGAAGCGCTCGGAGGAGCTGCGCAGCACGGTCGTGACGGGCCCGGCCCGGTTCTACCCCGTGGACCGCTTCGTCGTCGAGGAGTACATCGACGGCCCCGAGTACGCGGTCGAGTCCTTCAGCTTCGGCGGCCGGCACATCGTCGTCGGCATCACCGAGAAGCTGTCCGCCGGAGTGGTGGAGGTCGGCCACGCGGAGCCCGCCATGATGCCCCCGGACGCCGAGGCCGCGCTGATCGGGCACATCACGGCGTTCCTGGACGCCATGGGCCTGCGGGACGGCAACGCCTGCACCGAGATCAAGATGTCCTCCCGCGGCCCCCGCATCATCGAGTCGCAGGACCGCGTGCCGGGCGACCGGGTCATGGACCTGGTGGAGCAGGTGTACGGCTTCGACATGGAGCTGTACTCCGTCGGCTGGCCGTTCGGCCTGCTGCCGGAACTGACGGAACGTCCGCCCGTGCGCTGCGGGGCCGCCACGCGCTTCCTCTCCGCCGACCCCGGCACGGTCACCGCCATCGAAGGGGTGGAGGAGACGGCCGCGCACCCGGACGTGCTGGACGTCGCCATGGAGGTGGGGATCGGCGACGAGGTCAAGGCGCTGGAGGACAACTACGACCGCATCGGCCAGCTGCTGACCACCGGCCCGGACGCGGCGGCGGCCGTCGAGCTCTGCGACCGCCTGCTCACCTCGATCACCGTCACGACCGCGCCCACGCCGGCGCACCCGCCCACGCCCGCACCCACTCTCCCGCCCGAGGGCGCCGATCGCCCCGAGACCCCGACGACCGCGAAGGCCTGA
- the nudC gene encoding NAD(+) diphosphatase: MTSGNPPAQAAPLYYTGSPLEKAGNRRTDPRWLKETLEAPDTRVIPLWRDRCLVRGASPAPVSLDAAACSRLPAGAGEPAFLGLAADAARTGDGNSDGDGEGHGVFAVDLSDLDEEQARRLTGADAVLDVRALVGTVDRHEAALLAYARGLLFWNRHQRFCGRCGAPAERRNGGHLRVCSGPDCGKLLFPRIEPAVIMVVESPDGERILLARHRNSTLGTYSTLAGFVEVGDSLEDAVRREVREETGVRVGEVAYVASQSWPFPAGLMLGFRATALDGGTDDITVDDDEVLEARWFTRAELAAQAADDGRLGRVDSIDQLLLHTWLRGDRPCPGPGAGQQPKPLPKN; this comes from the coding sequence ATGACCTCTGGAAACCCTCCCGCGCAGGCGGCACCCCTGTACTACACCGGCAGCCCGCTGGAGAAGGCCGGGAACCGGCGCACGGACCCGCGGTGGCTGAAGGAGACGCTCGAAGCGCCGGACACGCGGGTGATCCCGCTCTGGCGCGACCGGTGCCTGGTGCGCGGCGCCTCCCCCGCCCCGGTGAGCCTGGACGCGGCCGCCTGCTCCCGGTTGCCGGCCGGGGCAGGTGAGCCCGCGTTCCTGGGGCTCGCCGCCGACGCGGCCCGAACCGGCGACGGAAACAGCGACGGCGACGGCGAGGGCCACGGGGTGTTCGCCGTGGACCTCTCGGACCTCGATGAGGAGCAGGCACGCCGACTGACCGGCGCAGACGCCGTGCTCGACGTCCGCGCCCTGGTCGGGACCGTCGACCGGCACGAGGCCGCGCTGCTGGCGTACGCACGCGGGCTGCTGTTCTGGAACCGCCACCAGCGCTTCTGCGGTCGCTGCGGTGCGCCCGCCGAACGCCGCAACGGAGGCCATCTGCGGGTGTGTTCGGGCCCCGACTGCGGAAAGCTCCTGTTCCCGCGCATCGAACCCGCGGTGATCATGGTCGTCGAGTCCCCGGACGGCGAACGCATCCTGCTGGCCCGGCACCGGAACTCCACGCTGGGCACCTACTCGACGCTCGCCGGGTTCGTCGAGGTCGGCGACAGCCTCGAGGACGCCGTCCGCCGCGAGGTGCGGGAGGAGACCGGCGTCCGGGTCGGCGAAGTGGCGTACGTGGCCTCCCAGTCCTGGCCGTTCCCGGCCGGTCTGATGCTCGGCTTCCGCGCCACGGCGCTCGACGGCGGCACGGACGACATCACCGTCGACGACGACGAGGTGCTGGAGGCCCGCTGGTTCACCCGGGCCGAACTGGCCGCGCAGGCGGCGGACGACGGACGCCTGGGCCGCGTGGACTCCATCGACCAGCTCCTGCTGCACACCTGGCTGCGGGGCGACCGGCCCTGTCCGGGCCCCGGCGCCGGTCAGCAACCGAAGCCGCTGCCCAAGAACTGA
- the purD gene encoding phosphoribosylamine--glycine ligase, producing MTQRTDGPPRVLVVDGTGRGHALCRLFTRTDPDVTVYYGPGCDVVQEDRIVVADSIRVTEPETVLTFLDAHPVDFVFVSHIDGLSIGLVDALRAAGHRTIGPTREAALLEASKERGKRFCTDHGIPTAPYRAFTDPAGARAYIETLPYACVVKTDGLTPDGDGSVVCSSAEEALRAVDHFADESGDGFHVVVEQRLSGEEVSVFALLDGENALLLPTARDFKRTLEGDLGKNCDGMGSIAPHPSAGPDLDAEIRRTLLDPLVRGLAAEGLHFSGFLYIGAMITTDGLQVIELNARFGDSEAQVVLPGVSSDFTELCRAVLRRQLAGREIVSDGLVRCSVALTQGSLDPSDPEALPGWPFGAFASGQRVNGLDDVDPGEAAVYCANLRLGAGGQPVTSGGRVLHVVGSGSSLPEARARAYRGLERISFAGMRYRDDIGLTASREKALA from the coding sequence GTGACCCAGCGCACTGACGGCCCGCCACGGGTCCTCGTCGTCGACGGGACCGGCCGCGGCCACGCCCTCTGCCGCCTCTTCACCCGCACCGACCCGGACGTCACCGTCTACTACGGGCCGGGATGCGACGTCGTCCAGGAGGACCGGATCGTCGTCGCGGACTCGATCCGGGTCACCGAGCCGGAGACGGTGCTGACCTTCCTCGACGCACATCCGGTCGACTTCGTCTTCGTCTCGCACATCGACGGCCTCTCCATCGGGCTGGTGGACGCCCTGCGCGCCGCCGGCCACCGCACCATCGGCCCCACCCGGGAGGCCGCCCTGCTCGAAGCGAGCAAGGAGCGCGGCAAGCGCTTCTGCACCGACCACGGCATCCCCACGGCGCCCTACCGGGCGTTCACCGATCCCGCCGGGGCCAGGGCGTACATCGAGACCCTGCCGTACGCGTGCGTGGTGAAGACGGACGGGCTCACGCCGGACGGCGACGGGTCGGTGGTGTGCTCGTCGGCCGAGGAGGCCCTGCGGGCGGTCGACCACTTCGCCGACGAGTCGGGCGACGGCTTCCACGTCGTCGTCGAGCAGCGGCTGAGCGGCGAGGAGGTCTCCGTCTTCGCCCTGCTCGACGGCGAGAACGCACTGCTGCTGCCGACCGCACGGGACTTCAAGCGCACGCTCGAAGGCGACCTCGGGAAGAACTGCGACGGGATGGGCTCGATCGCGCCGCACCCCTCGGCCGGCCCCGACCTCGACGCCGAGATCCGCCGCACCCTGCTGGACCCGCTGGTCCGCGGACTGGCCGCGGAGGGCCTGCACTTCTCCGGGTTCCTGTACATCGGCGCGATGATCACCACCGACGGTCTTCAGGTCATCGAACTCAACGCCCGCTTCGGCGACTCCGAGGCGCAGGTCGTACTGCCCGGTGTGAGCAGCGACTTCACCGAGCTGTGCCGGGCGGTGCTCCGGCGGCAGCTGGCCGGGCGGGAGATCGTCTCGGACGGCCTGGTGCGCTGCAGCGTCGCCCTGACCCAGGGCAGCCTGGACCCGTCGGACCCGGAGGCGCTGCCGGGCTGGCCATTCGGCGCCTTCGCCTCGGGGCAGAGGGTGAACGGCCTCGATGACGTCGACCCCGGCGAGGCGGCCGTCTACTGCGCGAACCTGCGGCTCGGCGCCGGCGGACAGCCGGTCACCAGCGGCGGACGCGTGCTGCACGTGGTCGGCTCGGGCTCCTCTCTCCCGGAGGCACGGGCCCGCGCGTACCGAGGACTTGAGCGGATCTCCTTCGCCGGCATGCGCTACCGGGACGACATCGGGCTCACCGCGTCCAGGGAGAAGGCCCTCGCATGA
- a CDS encoding ATP-grasp domain-containing protein — protein MNQMVLVAQEAKARGFHVVALNHDPLRDSGDFAVPEGVVDELLHVESWSDGDAVRALLDKVRGSYEIAGTYAGFEHTLTYETELREQVGLPRNGMRETRLTLDKGEVRRKLYAEGLSRLRSVTLAEALRWEEWQFAGPAVLKPTHGTGSALCYIVSTLDELRAAARKAEAADVINPLMKEYILRGSGFVLEEKAEGELLSVESLVHEGTIHHVGLTGRYVLAENPVVEQGLFFPYDHPRRVEIIETCERLHRSLGIFHGPTHLEVMVPEEGPVELIDFNLRFAGLAATVLVNEAFGLPFEAYLTDIACGLEPDMAKLGEPARCAADVLVMPPPGVREFRDLTFPAQASTRRLMKKLGQQLTGRSDQLDAVAMFTVSGDTPAETHRKVLEARRETVFNGAALGDIPATRVAFGGHLGGEQP, from the coding sequence ATGAATCAGATGGTCCTGGTGGCGCAGGAGGCGAAGGCCCGCGGCTTCCACGTCGTGGCGCTGAACCACGATCCGCTGCGCGACTCGGGCGACTTCGCCGTCCCCGAGGGGGTGGTCGACGAACTGCTCCACGTGGAGTCCTGGTCCGACGGGGACGCGGTGCGCGCGCTGCTCGACAAGGTCCGCGGCTCGTACGAGATCGCGGGCACGTACGCCGGGTTCGAGCACACCCTCACGTACGAGACGGAGCTGCGGGAGCAGGTGGGGCTGCCCCGCAACGGCATGCGCGAGACCCGGCTGACCCTCGACAAGGGCGAGGTCCGCAGAAAGCTGTACGCCGAGGGCCTCTCCCGGCTGCGGTCGGTGACGCTGGCGGAGGCGCTCCGGTGGGAGGAGTGGCAGTTCGCCGGCCCCGCGGTGCTCAAGCCGACGCACGGCACCGGGAGCGCGCTGTGCTACATCGTCTCCACGCTCGACGAGCTGCGGGCGGCGGCCCGGAAGGCGGAGGCCGCGGACGTCATCAACCCGCTGATGAAGGAGTACATCCTGCGCGGCAGCGGATTCGTCCTGGAGGAGAAGGCCGAGGGCGAGCTGCTGTCCGTGGAGTCGCTCGTCCACGAGGGCACCATCCACCACGTCGGCCTGACAGGCCGTTACGTGCTCGCGGAGAACCCGGTGGTGGAGCAGGGACTGTTCTTCCCGTACGACCATCCGCGGCGGGTGGAGATCATCGAGACCTGCGAGCGCCTCCACCGGAGCCTGGGCATCTTCCACGGGCCGACGCACCTGGAGGTGATGGTCCCGGAGGAGGGGCCGGTGGAGCTGATCGACTTCAACCTGCGTTTCGCCGGGCTGGCCGCGACGGTGCTCGTGAACGAGGCGTTCGGGCTGCCCTTCGAGGCGTATCTGACGGACATCGCCTGTGGTCTCGAACCGGACATGGCGAAGCTGGGCGAACCCGCACGCTGCGCCGCCGATGTGCTGGTGATGCCGCCGCCCGGGGTCAGGGAGTTCCGGGATCTGACGTTCCCGGCGCAGGCCTCCACCCGCCGGCTGATGAAGAAGCTCGGGCAGCAACTCACCGGGCGCTCCGACCAGTTGGACGCCGTGGCCATGTTCACCGTCTCCGGCGACACCCCGGCGGAGACACACCGCAAGGTGCTCGAAGCACGGCGGGAGACGGTCTTCAACGGCGCTGCTCTCGGCGACATCCCGGCCACCCGTGTCGCCTTCGGCGGTCACCTGGGCGGTGAGCAGCCGTGA
- a CDS encoding ornithine cyclodeaminase family protein: MTDLRIIDERTVRALLPPQDAADAMVRALTGFDAGELYQHPRVVVDPAGDGGASGLALLMPAATTGGDRPLLGVKLLSLFPRARERELPRIQGLVLLMDAVHGEPLALLDATALTEIRTAAVSAVATEHLARPDARTLAVLGTGVQARGHLAALAQVRNWTSVRVHGRTEEGTRALAEWASHLGLPLETAATAAEAVEGADVICTVTSASEPVLPAGLPTSGVHINGVGAYGPECRELPSELVARASHFVENREAAAREAGNLLIPRREGFRVAEPVELAEVLTGRHPGRTGEEELTVFTSLGLPVEDVVACELIHRRSVDQDLGHLVRLSSPERPDERPGSAAPAPAARRAASTTDREAER, encoded by the coding sequence ATGACCGACCTGCGCATCATCGACGAGCGGACCGTGCGGGCCCTGCTGCCCCCGCAGGACGCGGCCGACGCCATGGTCCGTGCCCTGACGGGCTTCGACGCGGGCGAGCTGTACCAGCATCCGAGGGTCGTGGTGGACCCGGCCGGGGACGGCGGAGCGAGCGGGCTGGCCCTGCTGATGCCGGCCGCCACCACCGGCGGCGACCGACCGTTGCTGGGCGTCAAGCTCCTCAGTCTCTTCCCCCGGGCCAGGGAGCGAGAACTGCCCCGGATCCAGGGCCTGGTGCTGCTGATGGACGCCGTGCACGGTGAGCCGCTGGCGCTGCTGGACGCGACCGCGCTCACCGAGATCCGCACGGCCGCGGTCTCCGCGGTGGCGACGGAACATCTGGCCCGTCCTGACGCACGGACGCTCGCGGTGCTGGGAACGGGCGTACAGGCACGCGGTCATCTGGCCGCGCTGGCGCAGGTGCGGAACTGGACGTCCGTACGGGTCCACGGCCGGACCGAGGAGGGCACGCGAGCCCTCGCGGAGTGGGCGTCGCATCTCGGCCTTCCTCTGGAGACCGCGGCCACGGCGGCGGAGGCCGTCGAAGGAGCCGACGTCATCTGCACCGTGACGTCGGCCTCCGAGCCGGTGCTGCCGGCGGGCCTCCCGACGTCCGGTGTGCACATCAACGGCGTGGGCGCCTACGGGCCGGAGTGCCGGGAGCTTCCGTCGGAACTCGTCGCGCGGGCCTCGCACTTCGTGGAGAACCGGGAGGCCGCCGCCCGGGAGGCGGGCAATCTGCTCATCCCGCGCAGGGAGGGCTTCCGGGTCGCCGAGCCGGTGGAGCTCGCCGAGGTGCTGACGGGCCGCCACCCGGGCCGCACCGGCGAGGAGGAGCTGACGGTCTTCACCTCGCTGGGGCTGCCGGTTGAGGACGTCGTCGCCTGCGAGCTGATCCACCGGCGCTCGGTGGACCAGGACCTCGGCCATCTCGTCCGGCTCTCCTCCCCCGAACGTCCCGATGAACGTCCCGGATCCGCCGCTCCGGCCCCGGCCGCCCGGCGGGCCGCGTCAACCACCGACCGAGAGGCTGAACGTTGA